Within the Halobaculum limi genome, the region GAGGCCGCGGCGATGGAAGTCGCGACGTTCACCGGTGTCATCTGAGCACGAGAAGGTCGGAATTTCTGCGTCAGTCGTCGCTTCGAGCGACGCCCGCACGCGGGCCCCCATCTGCCGCCGACTTGTGTGGGTCGTCGAGTCGGCGGAGTCGCGTCTCCAACGGCGGATGCATCGACACCGAACGAAGCAGTCGCCGGAGGCGGCCGCCGGTGGGGTTCGTCGGCCCGAGGTGCCCGCCCGCAGCGAGGCGGCTGAGTGCGGTCCGGAAGGAACTGCCCGTCCGTCGGGCGGCGTCGGCGTCGGCGTCGTACTCGGTCCAGCGAGCGACTCGCATCGACAGATACGCCAGCGGGATCGCAAGCGCCGCACCGATGATCAGGCCCTCTCGACCGAACAGGGTGGCGTCGACCGCCCACGCGACAGCGTACGCGCAGGGGATACCGACGCGAATCGGGACGTGGCCGCGCGCGAGGTGGGCGTACTCGTGGCGGACGACCGCGGCGGCGGCGGCGGCGTCGAGTTCGCGAAGGAGCGCCGTCGAGACGAACACGCGCCCGTGCCCAGCGGTGAGGCCAGCGGCGTACGCCAGCACTCGCCCGTCGCGCTGGAGGACGCCGACGCGGTCGGCGGGGACGCCTGCGCGTTCGACAGCGTGGGCGACGTCGTCGGGGAGGGCGGTGGGCTGTTCCGAGCGGACGACGACGTGGGGAGCGAGGCGCACGCCGAGCAGGCCGACGGCGATGAGCAGCCACAACTCCCACCAGTCGACCGCCCACGACAGCACCGGAGACAGCCGCGAGTGGAGGGTCACGAGTGGAGGTTCGCGTGCGAGCGTGTAGGCTTTTCCCCGCGAAGCGGCCGATTACCGCCGGATACTGTCGACGTTGTTACAGCGGATACGCTGCGACTTCCGGGTACAGCAGGTCGTCCGGGTGGTCGTGTACCCAACGTAGTTCGGCGATCTCCCCCTCACGCGGTTCGGGGTCGCCGCCCGTGTAGTCGGCCTCGAACGTCGCGATCAGTCGATACAGCCGTGGGCGCTCGGGCGCGTTGACCGCGACCCGGTGGAGCATCACCAGTCCCGTGAGGTCGATTTGGACTCCGGCTTCCTCGTTCGTCTCGCGTACCGCCGTCTCCGGGAGCGACTCGCCCGGTTCGTCTTTGCCGCCGGGTTCCGACCACGTCTCCTCGCCCTCGTGTCTGACGACGAGCGCCGCGCCGTCGCCGCGACGGACCCACGCGCCCGCCCCACCGAGCGTGTCGGCGGCGAACCGCTCGCGGTCGCGTTCCCAGTCTGCAGGGTCCACGTGCCACTCGGGTTCCGAGACTGGGCACTCGCCCCACTCGGCGTGGAGGCGGTCGACAGCGTCGTCGACGACGGCGCGTGACTCCGCGGTGAGCGAGTCGTCCCTGGTCACAGTCGGCCGGTCACGGCCGTGTGTGAAAAGCGCCCGGCGTTCACGGTTCGACGGTCGCCGTTCGCCGCGCGAACCCGAAGACGCAAGACCACGCAGTCCCAGTACTCGGCAATGGCAACAGCGGACGCGAGCGGCCCGCTCGGAACGGTGAAAGAGTACCCACGGGCGACCGTCGCGGTGGTGTCGGTGGTGGGCTACGCACTCGTCATCGGCACGTTCGCCGGCGTCGTCCCGCAGTCGGTGTTTCCGTCGCTCACGCAAGGCGAAGTGAACCTCCTGAGTCACGCCATCGCAGCCGTGAACACGGTGACGACGGTGCTGCTGATCCTGGGCTGGCGCTGGATCCGCGCGGGCGAGGTCCGCAAGCACGCCGCCGCGATGAGCGGTTCCTTCGGCCTCATTATGGTGTTTCTCGTGATGTACCTCGCGAAGGTCGGTGGCGGCCCCGGCGAGAAACACATCGTCATCCGCGAGACGGCGTTCCTCGGCGCGTACGCGGGCGCGGTGGAACTCGCTTACCTCGCGATGCTGGCCATCCACATCGTCCTCTCGGTGGTGACGGTGCCGGTCGTCCTCTACGCAATCGTCCTCGGGTGGACCCACACACCCGAGGAACTACGCACGGAGACGCCCCACAAGAAGATCGGTCGGATCGCCGCCGGGACGTGGATCGTCTCGCTGACGCTCGGCGTCGTCACGTACGTCCTGCTCAACTGGGTGTACGCCTACGAGTTCGTCCGCGTCGCGCGGTAGCCAGTCGGCCGCCAGCCACCGGTCCCCTCGCCGCCTCCCGAACCTCTTTGCGTGCCCACGCGGACCCACGGTCGTGACCAACCTCAGCGAGCAGACCGACTGGATCGGAGACGTGTTCACGAGCGACGTCGGGTGGGACCTGCTGGAGGACCTCGTCGACGTGGGCAACCGGATGGCCGGCCAACCGGGCGAACGCGAGGGACTCGAACTCGTCCGCGACGCTCTCGCGGCCGCTGGCTGTCGCGACGCCCGCATCGACGAGTTCGACATCCAAGGCTGGGAGCGCGGCGAGTCGCGACTCTACGCCGGCACCCACCCCGAGCGAACCATCGCCCTCCCGCGGTCGCCCGCCGGCGAGGTGTCGGGGGAACTGGTCGACCTCGGCTACGGCGTCCCCGCGGACTTCGAGGAGACGGACGTCGAGGGGAAGGTCGTGATGGTCTCCTCGGACACGCCCGACGACGTCGACCGCTTCATCCACCGCACGGAGAAGTACTACTACGCCGTCGACAACGGCGCCGCGGCGTTCGTCTTCCGCAACCACGTCGAGGGCTGTCTCCCGCCGACCGGGTCGGTCGGCACCGACGACGACCCCATCGGCGACATCCCGGCCGTCGGCGTGAGTGCAGAGGTCGGCAGTCGTCTCGCCCGTCGCTCCGACGGCGACGAGGTGACGGTGACGGTCGAGTGTGCGACGCCGGAGACGACGAGCGGAAACGCGATGGCGGAACTCGGCCCCGACACCGACGAGGAAGTGATCGTCTCCTCGCACGTCGACGCCCACGACATTGCAGAGGGCGCGATGGACAATGGGGCGGGAACCGCATCCATCGTCGAAGTCGCGAACGCCCTCGCGAAGATGGAAGACGAACTCGACACCCGCGTTCGATTCATCGCGTACGGTTCCGAGGAAGTGGGCCTCGTCGGGTCCTCGGTCGAGGCCGACCGCGTGGACCGCGACGCGATCAAAGCCATCGTCAACGTCGACTCCAACGTGTTCGGGCGGACGCTGTCGCTGTCGACGCATGGCTTCGACGACCTGACGGCCGCGGCGGAGCGACTCGAATCTCGGTTCGACCACCCGGTGTCGACCGACGAGGGACAAGTTCCCCACAGCGACCACTGGCCGTTCGTCGTCCACGGCGTCCCGGGATTCATGGTCGCCGGCGAGACCGACGGCCGCGGCCGTGGCTGGGGCCACACGGAGGCGGATACGCTGGAGAAACTGGAGGGTCGCAACCTCCGAGAGCAGGCCATCCTGCTGACGGCGCTCGTCGCCGATGTCGCAGACGGCGACACCACGGTCGCGCGGCGCGACCCCAGCGAGATCGCGGCGGCGCTGGAGAACGAGGACAAAGCGACCGGGATGAAGGTGATCGGCGACTGGCCGTACGACGACGACGGCAACGTCGCGGAGTGACGGACGGAGACCCCGCCGGTTAAGTCACCCCCAGCAGAATTCAGACGCGATGACCGACTTCCGTGCGGCGCTCGTCGGCGACGACGGACTCCTCCGCGAGGCGGTCGAGGCGACCGGCGGCACGGTCGTCGACGCGGCCGGCGACCCCGACGTGGTCCTCACGCTCGGTGAGGGTGCGCTGGTCGAGACCGCACGCGCGGGGCCCGCAGCGCCGCTGTTGCCCGTCGCCGCCGGCAGCGGGTATCACACCGTCCGCCGAACCGCCGTCGACGAGGCGCTCGCGGCAGTCGCCGCCGGTGCGTCGTGGACCGTCTCGCACGCGATGCTCTCTATCGACGTGGGAGGAGAGCGTCGCGAGCGAGCGGTGCTCGATGCGACGCTGATGACGGCCGAACCCGCCCGAATCTCCGAGTACGCCGTCGACACCGCAGGCGAGGAACTCGACCGCTTCCGCTCGGACGGCGTCGTCGTCGCGACGCCCGCGGGGTCGAACGGCTACGCACGCGACGCCGGCGGCTCCGTTCTCGCGCCCGGCACGGGCCTGATTATCGTTCCCGTGTCGCCGTTCGCGACGCTGACCGACACGTGGGTCGTCGACGACGAGGCGGTGCTACGGGTCGAACGCGACGACTGCGACGTCCGCCTCGTCGTCGACGGCGAGGTTGCTGGCGTCGTCCCTCCGAAGACGAATATCCGTATCGCCGTCGACGGCCACGTCCCTTTCTGTCGCGTCCCGCGGATGAACTCGTCGCGATAACGAGTCGCGCGGCCCGGATTCCCCCGCGACACCGAGTTCCACGCAACCGTCCGACGACCACCCCACGATCACGGGTCGCGATCCGGGGATCGACCGCTCGGGATTGGAAAGGTTCTAATGAGTCGTGGACGGAGAATCGGGTATGTTACCGTCACCGCTGGAGTTCCTCGTCCCCCTCGGGGCGCTGGAGTCCGTGGCGGGGGTGCTGCCGTTCGCCATCCTCGCCGTCGTGCTCGTCAATATGGTCACGCGCCTGCTGGCCCAACGGAGCTTCGTGAAGGCGGCCGAGGAAGCCGACGACGACGAGGCCCTGAGCCGCTTCCTCCCGCACGAACTCGTGAACGTCCTGTTGATCCTGCTGGCGTTCGCGTTTATGATCGTCGAACCCCACGGCGGGATGGTGATGTCCGTCCTCATCCTCGGGATGGTCGTCGCCGACTTCTTCGAGTACGAGGCACGCCGCGTCGAGGCACGCAACGGGATGGAGATGGAACGCCCGAACAGTTCGCTGGCCGCGTCGGTCCTCGTCATCGGCTACGCGGGCTACCAGTCGCTGTTCTTCCTGGTCGCCCCAGTCTGGAACGCCATCATCTGAACTCGGGCGCGACCACCGCTTCTCTCGGTTGCGACCCACCACACCGCTGTGAGCGACTGCTACCGGCCTCGGAGTCGCTACCGCACTCGCCGGCTTCCCGCACCTCGGTAGCCGCGACGCCAACGACTTTCAGGCTCCTCGCGGACGGGGCCGTATGCCCACGTTCGACACCGCCCTGTTCGTCGGCGGGACGCGCTTCATCGGCCGCCACACCGTCGAGGCGTTTCTCGACGCCGGCTACGACGTGACGACGCTCACGCGCGGCGAACACGACGACCCCTTCTCGGGACGCGACGGCGTCGCCAATCGGAGCGGCGACCGCACGAACCGCGCCGACCTCGAAGCCGCGCGCGACGCCGTTGACCCGGACGTCGTCGTCGACTTCATCGGCCTCCACCCCAGCGAGGTG harbors:
- a CDS encoding M48 family metallopeptidase; the protein is MTLHSRLSPVLSWAVDWWELWLLIAVGLLGVRLAPHVVVRSEQPTALPDDVAHAVERAGVPADRVGVLQRDGRVLAYAAGLTAGHGRVFVSTALLRELDAAAAAAVVRHEYAHLARGHVPIRVGIPCAYAVAWAVDATLFGREGLIIGAALAIPLAYLSMRVARWTEYDADADAARRTGSSFRTALSRLAAGGHLGPTNPTGGRLRRLLRSVSMHPPLETRLRRLDDPHKSAADGGPRAGVARSDD
- a CDS encoding NUDIX domain-containing protein is translated as MTRDDSLTAESRAVVDDAVDRLHAEWGECPVSEPEWHVDPADWERDRERFAADTLGGAGAWVRRGDGAALVVRHEGEETWSEPGGKDEPGESLPETAVRETNEEAGVQIDLTGLVMLHRVAVNAPERPRLYRLIATFEADYTGGDPEPREGEIAELRWVHDHPDDLLYPEVAAYPL
- a CDS encoding DUF420 domain-containing protein gives rise to the protein MATADASGPLGTVKEYPRATVAVVSVVGYALVIGTFAGVVPQSVFPSLTQGEVNLLSHAIAAVNTVTTVLLILGWRWIRAGEVRKHAAAMSGSFGLIMVFLVMYLAKVGGGPGEKHIVIRETAFLGAYAGAVELAYLAMLAIHIVLSVVTVPVVLYAIVLGWTHTPEELRTETPHKKIGRIAAGTWIVSLTLGVVTYVLLNWVYAYEFVRVAR
- a CDS encoding M28 family peptidase is translated as MTNLSEQTDWIGDVFTSDVGWDLLEDLVDVGNRMAGQPGEREGLELVRDALAAAGCRDARIDEFDIQGWERGESRLYAGTHPERTIALPRSPAGEVSGELVDLGYGVPADFEETDVEGKVVMVSSDTPDDVDRFIHRTEKYYYAVDNGAAAFVFRNHVEGCLPPTGSVGTDDDPIGDIPAVGVSAEVGSRLARRSDGDEVTVTVECATPETTSGNAMAELGPDTDEEVIVSSHVDAHDIAEGAMDNGAGTASIVEVANALAKMEDELDTRVRFIAYGSEEVGLVGSSVEADRVDRDAIKAIVNVDSNVFGRTLSLSTHGFDDLTAAAERLESRFDHPVSTDEGQVPHSDHWPFVVHGVPGFMVAGETDGRGRGWGHTEADTLEKLEGRNLREQAILLTALVADVADGDTTVARRDPSEIAAALENEDKATGMKVIGDWPYDDDGNVAE
- a CDS encoding DUF7313 family protein, which translates into the protein MLPSPLEFLVPLGALESVAGVLPFAILAVVLVNMVTRLLAQRSFVKAAEEADDDEALSRFLPHELVNVLLILLAFAFMIVEPHGGMVMSVLILGMVVADFFEYEARRVEARNGMEMERPNSSLAASVLVIGYAGYQSLFFLVAPVWNAII